The Stenotrophomonas sp. NA06056 genome segment TGTACGACCGTGGCATCGTGCCGCCGCACATCGTGGCCGGCATCAACCTGAACCTGCCGGTGGTCGGCACCTTGCTGCGCAAGGGCGGTGCGTTCTTCATCCGCCGCTCGATCCGGGGCAACGCGCTGTATTCGGCGGTGCTCAGCGAGTACGTCGCGCAGCTGGTGGCCGGCGGTTACTCCATCGAGTACTTCGTAGAGGGTGGGCGCTCGCGTACCGGCCGGCTGCTGCAGCCCAAGGGCGGCATGATCTCGATGACCCTGCGCGCGTTCCTGCGTCAGCCGCGCAAGCCGGTGCTGTTCCAGCCCATCTACATCGGCTACGAGAAGCTGATGGAAGGCGGCAGCTACCTGGATGAACTGTCCGGGCGGCCGAAGGAGAAGGAGTCGATCTGGCAGCTGCTGTGGGGCATCCCCAAGGTGCTCAAGCAGAACTACGGCCAGGTGGTGGTGAACTTTGGCGAACCGATCGCGCTGAACGACGTGCTGGCCGAGAAGGCCCCGGAGTGGGGTGGCGAGGCGGTGTCCGAGGACGAGAAGCCCTCGTGGCTGTCGACCACCGTCGACACCCTGGCCGAGCGCATCCAGGTGCGCATCAACGGCGCCGCCGACGTCAATCCGATCAACCTGCTGGCGCTGGCCCTGCTGTCTACGCCCAAGCATGCGATGGGCGAAGCGGACCTGATCGCGCAGATCGAGCTGTGCAAGACCCTGCTGGTGGAGATGCCGTACTCGGGCCGGGTGACGGTGACCCCGCACTCGCCGGAGCGCATCATCGCCCACGCTGAAGAGATCAACGTTCTTACCCGCATCAAGCACCCGCTGGGCGACGTGCTCAGTGTCAGCGGCGATACCGCGGTGCTGCTGAGCTACTTCCGCAACAACGTGGTGCACCTGTTCACCGCGTCGTCGTGGGTGGCCTGCTGCTTCCAGAACAACCGCCGCATGAGCCGCACCGGCCTGGTGCAGCTGGGCCGCACGGTGTACCCGTTCCTGCAGGCCGAGCTGTTCCTGCCGTGGACCGAGGACGAGTTCGCCCAGCGCATCGACCAGACCATCGACGTGTTCGTGCGTGAGGGCCTGCTGCAGAACGTCAACGAAGACGACGGCGGCATCCTCGCCCGCAACACCGGGCAGACCGACGAGGTGTTCCGCCTGCGCGCGATCGGTCATTCGCTGCAGCAGGCGTTCGAGCGGTATTACATCGCCATTTCGGTGCTGGTGAAGAATGGCCCGGGCACGCTGGGTACCGCCGAGCTGGAAAGCCTGTGCCAGCAGGCCGCGCAGCGCCTGAGCCTGCTCTACGCGCCCGCCGCGCCGGAGTTTTTCGACAAGTCGCTGTTCCGCGGGTTCATCCAGAAGCTGCGCGAGCTGCGCCTGGTGTGGCCGGATGAAAACAGCAAACTGGTGTTCGATGAGCGCCTGGATGCCTGGGCCAAGGATGCCAAGTTCATCCTTGGCCGCGAACTGCGCCACACCATCGAACGGGTCAGCCCGGAAGCGGCGCGCCCGGACGAACCGGCACCGCAGGATTGAACCTGCGGCGCCTGCCGGGCCTGGCCGCGTTGATCGCGGCCGCAGGCTTGGCGGTGGGTTCGGTGCAGGCTGCAGAAGCCTGCGTGGACGACACCCTGCCCGGGCGACTGGCCGATGCGCCGGTGCGCCTGTGCATCGAGGCAAAGGCTGGGCAACCGGCGCACTACCGCCTGTGGCTGGCCGGCGACGTGCGCATCAGCGGTGATGAACCCGCCGTTCTGCGGGGTCTTGCCGGTGACTGGTACGGTCATCCACTGGGGCTGTGCTGTACCGGTGCCGGCAATGTGCGCCGCTGCGACCTGAGCGTGGACGGCGAAGCGGCCTGGAGTGCGGAGCTGGTGCTGCCGCGTTGATGCGGGGCCCCATCCACGCATGGCGTGGATCTACTTGAGACGTCCCAGCTTGCCATCCACGCATGGCGTGGATCTACCGGGCGCCGGGCGTGGGGCTGCAGTAGATCCACGCCATGCGTGGATGGGCCACCGGTTACGCCGGCTCGTCCGGAATCTGCAGGCTTTCCAGCCGGGTGATGCAGTCCTTCAACTGCAACTTGCGCCTCTTCAGGCGCTTGAACTCCAGCTCATCCTCGCCATTGGCGGCCATGCGCGTGATCTGTTCATCCAGCGAGCGGTGCTCGGCGCGCAGGGCGACGAGGTGTTCGACGATTTCGGCGGGGCTGTAGGTGTCCACGGTCTCCGAGCATACACAGCGACGATGACTGCCGGGAGAGGGGAATCCCGACCCCGGGTCCGGGCTGCCGCAAGCCGGTAGAATGGACCCATGTCCGCCGTGATCTCCCTGTCCGATCCCCCGCAGCGCATTTCGCGCGATCTGCGCGTGGCCGGGCCCGGGGCGGACAAGCTGGGCAAGCGCCTGCGCCGCCAGGTCGGCCAGGCCATTGCCGACTTCGGCATGATCGAAGCGGGCGACAAGGTCATGGTCTGCCTGTCCGGTGGCAAGGACAGCTACACCCTGCTGGACCTGCTGCTGCAGCTGCAGAAAAAGGCGCCGGTACCGTTCGAACTGGTTGCGGTGAACCTGGACCAGAAACAGCCCGGTTTCCCCGAGCACGTCCTGCCGGAGTACCTGGCCAGGCTGGGAGTTCCGTACCAGATCATCGAGCAGGACACGTATTCGGTGGTCAGCCGGGTCATCCCGGAGGGCCGGACGATGTGTTCGCTGTGCTCGCGCCTGCGCCGTGGCGCGCTGTACAACCACGCCAAGGTGCACGGCTTCAGCAAGATTGCCCTGGGCCACCATTGCGATGACATGGTGGCTACGTTTTTCCTGAACCTGTTCCACCATGCCAAGCTGGCCGCCATGCCACCGAAGCTGCTCAGCGATGATGGCCAGCACGTGGTGATCCGCCCGCTGGCGTACGTGCGTGAGCACGACATCGCGCAGTACGCCCAGGCTCGCGATTTCCCGATCATTCCCTGCACTCTTTGTGGCAGCCAGGACAACCTGCAGCGTCGGCAGGTGGGCCTGATGCTCAAGCAGTGGGACCAGGACCACCCGGGGCGCATCGAACAGATCGCACGTGCGATGGCCGATGTGCGGCCTGCGCAGCTGGCCGATGCCACCCTGTTCGATTTCATGGCCCTGGGCGGCCGTGGCGATGCGGCGCATGCCGATGCCTGGCTGGCCGACGCAGTTCCCGAGACGCCTGCCGTTTAAGGTCGGGCGCCCTTCT includes the following:
- the plsB gene encoding glycerol-3-phosphate 1-O-acyltransferase PlsB, which gives rise to MTSMSKQNPLPFPGEESQPTPADTAPASPSTDAGTPPAATPVHARPAGRRPLWARLLGRLVEPWLSLKIEPEDPGQYNDGRPVMYVLEDYGLSNALILDKACRQAGLPSPLVPLAGDPTGRKRAYLALSRRSSSNSLIPEQRGAKTHSDSLAKVLQAHRVRDDLDVHLVPVSIFVGRAPDKQSGWFAVLFSENWALVGRFRRLLGLLLNGRSTIVRFAPPISLRSTIDEGLEPERTVRKLQRVLRTHFRRIRESVIGPDLSTRRLLVDQVLAAETVREAIASQAKRDNSKTSDAWKKAHAYAWEIAADYSSPVVRSASFMLSHVWNRIYAGVLVHHLDKFKAAAPGHEVVYVPSHRSHMDYLLLSYLLYDRGIVPPHIVAGINLNLPVVGTLLRKGGAFFIRRSIRGNALYSAVLSEYVAQLVAGGYSIEYFVEGGRSRTGRLLQPKGGMISMTLRAFLRQPRKPVLFQPIYIGYEKLMEGGSYLDELSGRPKEKESIWQLLWGIPKVLKQNYGQVVVNFGEPIALNDVLAEKAPEWGGEAVSEDEKPSWLSTTVDTLAERIQVRINGAADVNPINLLALALLSTPKHAMGEADLIAQIELCKTLLVEMPYSGRVTVTPHSPERIIAHAEEINVLTRIKHPLGDVLSVSGDTAVLLSYFRNNVVHLFTASSWVACCFQNNRRMSRTGLVQLGRTVYPFLQAELFLPWTEDEFAQRIDQTIDVFVREGLLQNVNEDDGGILARNTGQTDEVFRLRAIGHSLQQAFERYYIAISVLVKNGPGTLGTAELESLCQQAAQRLSLLYAPAAPEFFDKSLFRGFIQKLRELRLVWPDENSKLVFDERLDAWAKDAKFILGRELRHTIERVSPEAARPDEPAPQD
- a CDS encoding YdcH family protein; the protein is MDTYSPAEIVEHLVALRAEHRSLDEQITRMAANGEDELEFKRLKRRKLQLKDCITRLESLQIPDEPA
- the ttcA gene encoding tRNA 2-thiocytidine(32) synthetase TtcA; amino-acid sequence: MSAVISLSDPPQRISRDLRVAGPGADKLGKRLRRQVGQAIADFGMIEAGDKVMVCLSGGKDSYTLLDLLLQLQKKAPVPFELVAVNLDQKQPGFPEHVLPEYLARLGVPYQIIEQDTYSVVSRVIPEGRTMCSLCSRLRRGALYNHAKVHGFSKIALGHHCDDMVATFFLNLFHHAKLAAMPPKLLSDDGQHVVIRPLAYVREHDIAQYAQARDFPIIPCTLCGSQDNLQRRQVGLMLKQWDQDHPGRIEQIARAMADVRPAQLADATLFDFMALGGRGDAAHADAWLADAVPETPAV